Proteins encoded together in one Lathyrus oleraceus cultivar Zhongwan6 chromosome 5, CAAS_Psat_ZW6_1.0, whole genome shotgun sequence window:
- the LOC127083064 gene encoding 40S ribosomal protein S25-2, giving the protein MAPKKEKAPPPSSKPAKSGGGKQKKKKWSKGKQKEKVNNMVLFDQGTYDKLLTEAPKYKLITPSVLSDRLRVNGSLARRAIRDLMAKGLIRLVSSHSSQQIYTRATNT; this is encoded by the exons ATG GCTCCAAAGAAGGAAAAGGCTCCTCCACCGTCCTCCAAGCCCGCCAAGTCTGGTGGTGGCAAGCAGAAGAAGAAG AAGTGGAGCAAGGGTAAGCAGAAGGAGAAGGTGAATAACATGGTGTTGTTTGATCAGGGAACTTATGATAAGCTTCTCACTGAGGCTCCCAAATACAAGCTCATTACTCCTTCGGTTCTCTCTGATCGTTTGAGG GTTAATGGATCACTTGCAAGGAGAGCAATAAGAGATTTGATGGCTAAAGGTTTGATCAGGTTGGTATCATCCCACTCGAGCCAACAGATTTACACCAGAGCTACAAACACCTAG